The genomic stretch AGCCGGCGCTGAAATTTATGAGTACCAGCCCGCCATGATTCACGCCAAGATCATGATCGTGGACGATCTTTGGTGCGTTGTGGGATCAACGAACATGGACCACCGCTCGTTCGGCTGGAATGACGAAGTGAACCTGGCCACCGCCGATCCTGCGCTCGCCGCCAAGCTCACAGCAAACTTTGATGAAGATCTGGGAAAATCGCATCGTGAAACGCTGCAAGAGTGGGAGAATCGATCATTTGCGGAACGCGCCATGGAATGGCTCGGCTGGATTATTGCCCGCGAGCAGTGACAAGGGTTATCCTCAAAGCAACTGCCGTCAATGAAAGAACAGCCTCGCTTCCGCGTAGCCACGTATAACACTCACAAATGCCGTGGCATTGATGGACGCATTCGCCCGTCCAGAGTTGCTGAAGTGCTGAATGAGCTTGAGGCTGACGTGATCGCACTGCAGGAAGTAGTGAGCCTGAAAGGCGGGCGCAAAGAGCAGAACCAGGCGCAGTACCTGGCGGACGCCGCAGGCTATGACTATCGCATTGGTGAGACGCGCAAGCTGCGTGGCGCCGTTTATGGCAACGTAATTCTCAGCCGCTTTCCCGTTCGTGAAGTCCGGGTCTATGACCTGACGGCTTCTCGCCGTGAAGCTCGTGGCTGCATTCGTTGCGATCTTGAGATTGCGCCGGGAAAAATTGTCCATCTATTCAACGTCCATCTGGGAACGGGATACATGGAGCGCCGCAAACAGGCGCGTCTGCTGATGAGCCGTGAAGTTTTGCTGTCGCCGCAGTTGAAGCACCCGCGTCTAATCATCGGCGACTTCAATGAATGGACGCGCGGCCTGGTTTCCAAGAGCTTGCAGCATTCGTTTGAGAGCGTCGATATCCAGTTGCACCTGAACCGTAGACGCACATATCCCGGCGTATTGCCTATCATGCATCTTGACCATATGTATTTTGATCGTGACCTGGCGCTGGAAGAATTTCTGCTGCATCGCAGCCGCATGGCCCTGCTGG from Terriglobia bacterium encodes the following:
- a CDS encoding endonuclease/exonuclease/phosphatase family protein; translation: MKEQPRFRVATYNTHKCRGIDGRIRPSRVAEVLNELEADVIALQEVVSLKGGRKEQNQAQYLADAAGYDYRIGETRKLRGAVYGNVILSRFPVREVRVYDLTASRREARGCIRCDLEIAPGKIVHLFNVHLGTGYMERRKQARLLMSREVLLSPQLKHPRLIIGDFNEWTRGLVSKSLQHSFESVDIQLHLNRRRTYPGVLPIMHLDHMYFDRDLALEEFLLHRSRMALLASDHLPLVAEFCLGGK